One Undibacter mobilis genomic region harbors:
- a CDS encoding SDR family NAD(P)-dependent oxidoreductase, translating into MSRLQGKVAIVTGGAKGIGRHYSLALAANGARVMIADIADGKEVVAEIAKAGGSASSTICDVADEASVKAMVAETLKQFGGIDILVNNAALYATLKPRPFDEWDADLWDKVMAINIKGTYLPCRHVAPHMIAKKAGKIINIASGAPYKGIPRMLPYVTSKGAIIAFTRALSRELGVHNINVNTLSPGFTLSDTGLANTVHVEEESEKARASRALKRDAYPEDLTGALLFLASDDSNFVSGQSLVVDGGSANN; encoded by the coding sequence ATGTCCCGGCTTCAGGGTAAGGTCGCCATCGTCACCGGCGGCGCCAAGGGCATCGGCCGGCATTATTCGCTGGCATTGGCCGCCAACGGCGCGAGAGTGATGATTGCCGACATCGCCGACGGCAAGGAGGTCGTCGCCGAAATCGCCAAGGCCGGCGGCAGCGCGTCGAGCACGATCTGCGACGTTGCAGACGAAGCTTCGGTGAAGGCGATGGTCGCCGAAACGCTCAAGCAGTTCGGCGGCATCGACATCCTGGTCAACAACGCGGCGCTCTACGCCACGCTCAAGCCGCGCCCGTTCGACGAGTGGGACGCCGATTTGTGGGACAAGGTGATGGCGATCAACATCAAGGGCACCTATCTGCCGTGTCGCCACGTCGCCCCGCACATGATCGCGAAGAAGGCCGGCAAGATCATCAACATTGCCTCCGGCGCACCCTACAAGGGCATCCCGCGCATGTTGCCTTACGTGACCTCGAAGGGCGCCATCATCGCCTTCACCCGGGCGCTGTCGCGCGAACTGGGCGTCCACAACATCAACGTCAACACGCTGTCGCCCGGCTTCACCTTGTCGGACACCGGCCTCGCCAACACCGTCCATGTCGAGGAGGAAAGCGAGAAGGCGAGGGCGTCCCGCGCCCTCAAGCGTGACGCTTACCCGGAAGACCTAACCGGCGCGCTGCTGTTCCTGGCCTCCGACGACAGCAATTTCGTTTCCGGCCAGTCCCTGGTGGTTGACGGCGGCTCGGCGAATAACTGA
- a CDS encoding NADPH-dependent FMN reductase produces the protein MADQLKVLTICGSLRKNSYNHALVRALPALAPAGMTFTEAPPFDGFPFYNQDIQDASGFPAPVVTFADAVRAADGVIIVTPEYNWTIPGALKNAFDWVSRLKDQPFKDKPVALQSASGGPLGGSRMQYHMRQSLTYLNVFLFGTPEIFVSFAQNKFDKDTLELTDQPTRDIVKTQLAAFGGFIQRVKA, from the coding sequence ATGGCCGACCAGCTCAAGGTGCTGACGATCTGCGGATCGCTGCGCAAGAATTCGTACAATCACGCGCTGGTGCGCGCGCTGCCGGCGCTGGCGCCCGCGGGCATGACCTTCACCGAAGCGCCGCCGTTCGACGGCTTTCCGTTCTACAACCAGGATATCCAGGACGCGTCCGGTTTCCCAGCTCCGGTGGTGACATTTGCCGACGCGGTGCGCGCCGCCGATGGCGTCATCATCGTCACGCCGGAATATAACTGGACCATTCCGGGCGCGCTGAAGAATGCGTTCGACTGGGTCTCGCGCCTGAAGGACCAGCCTTTCAAGGACAAGCCGGTGGCGCTGCAATCGGCCAGCGGCGGCCCGCTGGGCGGCTCGCGGATGCAATATCACATGCGACAGTCGCTCACTTATCTCAACGTCTTCCTGTTCGGCACGCCGGAGATTTTCGTGTCTTTCGCCCAGAACAAGTTCGACAAGGACACGCTCGAACTGACCGACCAGCCGACCCGCGACATCGTCAAGACGCAGCTGGCGGCCTTCGGCGGCTTCATCCAGCGCGTGAAAGCCTGA
- a CDS encoding fumarylacetoacetate hydrolase family protein — MKIVNFQSNNGVRMGVVDGDSVVDVNAADNKLPSEYGAFLRAGGDVKALADVVKKAPASARVPLAGIKYALPVTSPGKVICLGLNYLDHVKEGPQKDNIPKFQSIFFRMMSSFTAPGAPLIRPKTSIQFDYEGELVVIIGKRAKHLTLENAADCVAGYTCGMEGSIREYQRHTTQWGMGKNFDETGSYGPWVVTADELPRGGKGLKIESRLNGNVMQSSNTDHFMFPVAESLVYLTEGMTLEPGDVLFTGTPSGVGHARKPEPVWMKAGDTIECEIGGIGVLKNTIADEK; from the coding sequence ATGAAGATCGTCAATTTCCAATCTAATAATGGCGTGCGGATGGGCGTGGTCGATGGCGACAGCGTCGTCGACGTGAACGCGGCCGACAACAAGCTGCCCTCCGAATATGGCGCGTTCCTGCGCGCCGGCGGCGACGTCAAGGCGCTGGCCGATGTGGTGAAGAAGGCGCCGGCCTCGGCGCGCGTGCCGCTCGCCGGCATCAAATACGCGTTGCCGGTGACGAGCCCGGGCAAGGTGATCTGCCTCGGCCTCAATTATCTGGACCACGTCAAGGAAGGTCCGCAGAAGGACAACATCCCGAAATTCCAATCGATCTTCTTCCGTATGATGTCGTCTTTCACGGCGCCCGGTGCGCCGTTGATCCGGCCGAAGACGTCGATCCAGTTCGACTACGAGGGCGAGCTCGTCGTCATCATCGGCAAACGCGCCAAGCACCTCACGCTGGAGAACGCGGCCGATTGCGTCGCCGGCTACACCTGCGGCATGGAAGGCTCGATCCGCGAATATCAGCGCCACACCACGCAGTGGGGCATGGGCAAGAACTTCGACGAGACCGGCAGCTACGGCCCGTGGGTCGTCACCGCGGACGAGCTGCCGCGCGGCGGCAAGGGCCTCAAGATCGAGAGCCGCCTCAATGGCAATGTGATGCAGTCGTCGAACACCGACCACTTCATGTTCCCGGTCGCGGAGTCGCTGGTTTATCTCACCGAAGGCATGACGCTGGAGCCGGGTGACGTGCTGTTCACCGGCACGCCGTCGGGCGTGGGCCATGCCCGCAAGCCGGAGCCGGTGTGGATGAAGGCCGGCGACACCATCGAGTGCGAGATCGGCGGCATCGGCGTCCTCAAGAACACGATCGCCGACGAGAAGTGA
- the egtD gene encoding L-histidine N(alpha)-methyltransferase, translating to MVALARTQSFIADDAETSAFAADVVKGLSAQRKRVPPKYFYDAVGSELFERITEQPEYYPTRCEMSILREQGAEIGKLIAPGAALVEFGSGSNQKARILLAAVKDLAVYVPVDICGPMLEQEAAELVPDFPALKVRPVEADFTQAFELPQEARDATARVGFFPGSTIGNLEPHEAASFLRNAAKTLGPGAKMIIGADLVKDAEVLNAAYNDAAGFTEKFNLNLLMRINRELGGNFDLSTFEHHAFYNRERQRIEMHLASTRRQKVKAAGETFDFRAGETIHTESSYKYTADSLAALARGVGWEPAGVWTDADCRFSIQAFSLPEKTKA from the coding sequence ATGGTCGCGTTGGCACGAACTCAATCTTTTATCGCGGATGACGCCGAAACCTCGGCGTTCGCTGCCGATGTCGTCAAGGGCCTGTCCGCGCAGCGCAAGCGTGTGCCGCCCAAATATTTCTATGATGCCGTTGGCTCGGAACTGTTCGAGCGCATCACCGAGCAGCCCGAGTATTATCCGACGCGTTGTGAGATGAGCATCCTGCGCGAGCAGGGCGCGGAGATCGGCAAGCTGATCGCGCCCGGCGCGGCGCTGGTCGAGTTCGGTTCGGGCTCGAACCAGAAGGCGCGCATTCTGCTGGCCGCCGTAAAGGATCTGGCGGTCTATGTGCCGGTCGATATCTGCGGCCCGATGCTGGAGCAGGAAGCCGCCGAACTGGTGCCTGACTTTCCCGCGCTCAAGGTGCGGCCGGTCGAGGCCGACTTCACGCAAGCCTTTGAATTGCCGCAGGAGGCGCGGGACGCCACCGCGCGCGTCGGCTTCTTTCCCGGTTCGACCATCGGCAATCTCGAGCCGCATGAAGCGGCGAGTTTCCTGCGCAACGCGGCCAAGACGCTCGGCCCCGGCGCCAAGATGATTATCGGCGCCGATCTGGTGAAGGATGCCGAGGTCCTCAACGCCGCGTATAACGATGCGGCGGGCTTTACCGAGAAATTCAACCTCAATCTGCTGATGCGCATCAACCGCGAGCTCGGCGGCAATTTCGATCTGTCGACCTTCGAGCATCATGCCTTCTACAACCGGGAGCGTCAGCGCATCGAAATGCATCTGGCCAGCACCAGGCGGCAGAAGGTCAAGGCGGCGGGCGAGACCTTCGACTTCCGCGCCGGCGAGACCATCCACACCGAGAGCAGCTACAAGTACACGGCGGACTCGCTGGCGGCCTTGGCGCGCGGCGTTGGCTGGGAGCCGGCCGGCGTGTGGACCGATGCGGATTGCCGTTTCTCGATCCAGGCGTTTTCGTTACCCGAAAAGACCAAGGCCTGA
- the egtB gene encoding ergothioneine biosynthesis protein EgtB, whose protein sequence is MAPTAMSSVSGALSRHQTIEERRRHWLAAFRTVRAETERRASFLSAEDQIVQSMADASPTKWHRAHVTWFYETFLVREHEKSYVPFDERFPFLFNSYYVAAGPRHARPQRGLITRPNSEEVMRYRAHVDAAVERLIENVPEDMAPRFFEILEIGLNHEQQHQELLLTDILHAFAQNPTNPSYDSNWQMPRGVTGPREVNDFVDVPSGIQPIGHDNAGFCYDNELPRHEALIPRMRIARHLVTNAQWLAFIETDGYRTPSLWLSDGWAAVQTDGWEAPGYWRQVDGTWHVMTLGGLRPVDPASPVLHVSYYEADAFARFAGKHLPSEQEWEVSARAGLIADGFGMAWQWTRSAYLSYPGYRAAEGALGEYNGKFMSGQMVLRGSSLATPDGHERLTYRNFFYPSARWQFSSLRLAEFP, encoded by the coding sequence ATGGCCCCAACCGCAATGTCGTCGGTCTCCGGCGCCTTGTCTCGACATCAAACGATCGAAGAACGGCGCCGCCACTGGCTGGCGGCGTTTCGCACCGTGCGCGCGGAGACCGAACGGCGCGCTTCCTTCCTGTCGGCGGAAGACCAGATCGTGCAGTCGATGGCGGATGCGTCGCCCACCAAGTGGCACCGCGCGCATGTGACGTGGTTCTACGAAACCTTCCTCGTCCGCGAACACGAAAAGTCCTATGTGCCTTTCGACGAGCGCTTTCCGTTCCTGTTCAACTCTTACTATGTCGCCGCCGGCCCGCGGCACGCGCGGCCGCAGCGCGGTCTGATCACGCGGCCGAACAGCGAAGAGGTGATGCGCTACCGCGCGCATGTCGATGCTGCGGTCGAGCGGCTGATTGAGAATGTGCCGGAGGACATGGCGCCGCGCTTTTTCGAAATTCTCGAGATCGGCCTCAATCACGAACAGCAGCATCAGGAATTGCTGCTCACCGACATCCTGCACGCCTTCGCGCAGAACCCGACGAATCCGTCTTACGATTCCAACTGGCAGATGCCGCGCGGCGTCACGGGACCGCGGGAGGTGAACGACTTCGTCGATGTGCCGTCGGGCATCCAGCCGATCGGCCATGACAATGCGGGCTTCTGTTACGACAACGAATTGCCACGACACGAAGCGCTCATCCCGAGGATGCGCATCGCGCGCCACCTCGTGACCAATGCGCAGTGGTTGGCCTTTATCGAGACGGACGGTTACCGCACGCCGTCGCTGTGGCTGTCGGACGGCTGGGCGGCGGTGCAGACGGACGGCTGGGAGGCACCGGGATACTGGCGGCAGGTCGATGGAACCTGGCACGTCATGACCTTGGGCGGGCTTCGGCCCGTGGATCCGGCCTCGCCGGTTTTGCATGTCAGCTATTACGAAGCTGACGCTTTTGCCCGTTTTGCCGGTAAACACCTGCCCAGCGAGCAGGAATGGGAAGTTTCGGCGCGCGCCGGCCTGATCGCCGATGGCTTCGGCATGGCTTGGCAATGGACGCGCAGCGCTTATTTGTCCTATCCGGGTTACCGCGCTGCCGAAGGAGCGCTGGGAGAATATAACGGCAAGTTCATGAGCGGACAAATGGTGTTGCGCGGCTCGTCGCTGGCAACTCCCGACGGCCATGAGCGTTTAACCTACCGCAACTTCTTTTATCCGTCGGCGCGTTGGCAGTTCTCAAGCCTGCGCCTTGCCGAATTTCCCTGA
- the mtnA gene encoding S-methyl-5-thioribose-1-phosphate isomerase: MRVSGKSYRTIWVANDGRSVDIIDQTRLPHRFATVSLRTLQDVAHAIKTMQVRGAPLIGAAAAYGICLAMASDASDETLDCAYGILLATRPTAINLRWALDEMRAHLRNQPREARVAAAWKRAGDIANEDVTLNASIGEHGLTILRDIAASKKGERINVLTHCNAGWLATVDWGTALAPIYKAHDAGLAIHVWVDETRPRNQGMNLTAWELGQHGVPHTVIADNVGGHLMQHDMVDIAIVGTDRTTARGDVCNKIGTYLKALAARDNDVPFYVALPSPTIDWTLNDGIKEIPIEERGGEELSHMSGRLPDGSVVEINIAPDGSAMANYAFDVTPSHLVTGLITERGVCAASAQGLRGLFPERAPKGLGT; encoded by the coding sequence ATGCGCGTCAGCGGCAAATCCTATCGTACGATCTGGGTTGCAAATGACGGCCGGTCCGTCGACATCATCGACCAGACCCGGCTGCCGCATCGCTTCGCCACTGTCTCACTGCGGACGCTGCAGGACGTCGCCCATGCCATCAAAACGATGCAGGTTCGCGGCGCGCCATTGATCGGCGCCGCGGCGGCCTATGGTATTTGCCTTGCTATGGCATCGGACGCTTCCGACGAAACGCTCGATTGCGCATATGGCATCCTTCTCGCCACCCGGCCGACGGCCATCAACCTTCGCTGGGCGCTCGACGAGATGCGCGCCCACTTGCGCAACCAGCCGCGCGAGGCGCGCGTCGCCGCCGCTTGGAAGCGCGCTGGAGACATCGCCAACGAAGATGTCACGCTCAACGCGTCGATCGGCGAGCACGGCCTGACGATCCTCCGCGATATAGCGGCCAGCAAGAAGGGGGAGCGGATCAATGTGCTCACCCACTGCAATGCCGGGTGGCTGGCCACCGTCGACTGGGGCACCGCGCTGGCGCCGATCTACAAGGCGCATGACGCCGGACTTGCGATCCATGTCTGGGTCGACGAGACGCGGCCGCGCAATCAGGGCATGAACCTCACCGCGTGGGAGCTCGGCCAGCACGGCGTACCGCACACCGTCATCGCCGACAATGTCGGCGGCCATCTGATGCAGCACGACATGGTCGATATCGCCATTGTCGGCACCGACCGCACCACGGCGCGCGGCGACGTCTGCAACAAGATCGGCACGTACCTCAAGGCGCTGGCGGCAAGGGACAACGATGTGCCGTTCTATGTCGCCCTGCCCTCGCCGACCATCGACTGGACGCTGAACGATGGCATCAAGGAAATCCCGATCGAGGAACGCGGCGGCGAGGAGCTGTCGCACATGAGCGGCCGCCTGCCCGACGGCTCGGTGGTCGAAATCAATATCGCCCCCGACGGCAGCGCTATGGCGAACTATGCTTTCGATGTGACGCCGTCACACCTTGTCACCGGCCTCATCACCGAGCGTGGCGTCTGCGCGGCTTCGGCACAAGGCTTGCGCGGACTGTTTCCCGAACGCGCGCCGAAGGGCCTGGGGACTTAA
- a CDS encoding bifunctional aldolase/short-chain dehydrogenase, protein MENLWSDEAARAAVTKYAAQGVNEDLALRTYTTRLLGGEPRLVQHGGGNTSVKTKVTDSLGRKVDVLCVKGSGWDMGIIEPPGLPAVKLTPLLELAALDALSDEDMVNLQRTNLIDAGSPTPSVETLLHAFIPHKFVDHTHANATLSLCDRPDGMALCRKVFGPKVPVIDFVPPGFALAKKAKETFNAHPDCIGLMLHKHGIFSFGATAREAYERMIGLVSLAEQELAKGADRKLVQVKLPASLASVGDVAPILRGLLASPIDKDEGRFARVILEHRATPAVLDYVNGAELARYSQLGPVTPDHVIRTKPKPLILPAPETGKLEDFATAARDAVNKFRAGYRAYFEQHNAKANPKKKPLDDTPRVALVPGLGLFGIGPTAKDAAVTADIAETCAAVVLDAERTGRFETIDEAAQFDMEYWSLEQAKLGKTQPKALQGQVAIVTGGAGTIGKATAAALKREGAEVVLLDLNEEQVKATAKSLGALGLACDVTDRASVDAAFKAVATTFGGVDILVANAGAAWQGRIGEVDDAVLRKSFELNFFGAQNVAQAAVKLMLTQATGGTLLFNVSKQAVNPGPNFGPYGLPKAAAMALMRQYAIDYGADGITANAVNADRIRSGLLTDDMVKARSTARGVSERDYMSGNLLGREVRAEDVAEAFVSLALARKTTGAVLTVDGGNVAAALR, encoded by the coding sequence ATGGAAAATCTCTGGTCCGATGAGGCGGCGCGCGCGGCGGTGACGAAATACGCCGCTCAGGGCGTCAACGAGGATCTGGCGCTGCGCACCTATACGACACGCCTGCTCGGCGGCGAGCCCCGGCTCGTGCAGCACGGCGGCGGCAATACCTCGGTCAAGACCAAGGTGACCGACAGTCTCGGCCGGAAAGTCGATGTGCTTTGCGTCAAGGGCTCGGGCTGGGACATGGGCATCATCGAGCCACCCGGCCTGCCGGCGGTAAAGCTAACGCCGTTGCTCGAACTGGCCGCGCTTGATGCGCTGAGCGACGAGGACATGGTCAACCTTCAGCGGACCAATTTGATCGACGCAGGGTCGCCGACACCATCGGTCGAGACGCTGCTGCACGCCTTCATCCCGCACAAATTCGTCGACCACACCCATGCCAACGCCACCTTGTCGCTATGCGACCGGCCGGACGGCATGGCGCTGTGCCGAAAAGTGTTCGGCCCGAAAGTGCCTGTCATTGATTTCGTGCCACCGGGCTTCGCGCTGGCCAAGAAAGCCAAGGAAACCTTTAACGCCCATCCCGATTGCATCGGCCTGATGCTGCATAAGCACGGCATCTTCTCGTTCGGCGCGACGGCACGCGAAGCCTATGAGCGGATGATCGGGCTGGTCAGCCTCGCCGAGCAGGAACTGGCGAAGGGCGCGGACAGGAAACTGGTGCAGGTGAAGCTTCCGGCGAGCCTCGCCAGCGTCGGCGACGTTGCACCGATCTTGCGCGGTCTGCTCGCCTCGCCGATCGACAAGGATGAAGGCCGTTTCGCGCGCGTCATACTCGAGCATCGCGCCACGCCCGCGGTGCTGGACTATGTGAATGGCGCGGAGCTTGCCCGCTACAGCCAACTAGGCCCGGTGACGCCTGATCACGTCATTCGCACGAAGCCGAAACCGCTAATCCTGCCGGCGCCGGAGACTGGCAAGCTAGAGGATTTCGCCACAGCCGCGCGCGACGCAGTCAACAAATTCCGTGCCGGCTATCGCGCCTACTTCGAGCAGCACAACGCCAAGGCCAATCCGAAAAAGAAGCCGCTCGACGACACGCCGCGCGTCGCGCTGGTGCCGGGCCTTGGCCTGTTCGGTATCGGACCGACGGCGAAAGACGCCGCCGTAACCGCTGACATTGCAGAAACCTGCGCCGCGGTGGTGCTCGATGCCGAGAGGACCGGCCGCTTCGAGACCATCGACGAGGCCGCCCAGTTCGACATGGAATACTGGTCGCTCGAGCAGGCCAAACTCGGCAAGACGCAGCCCAAAGCCCTGCAGGGACAGGTCGCCATCGTCACTGGCGGCGCTGGCACTATCGGCAAAGCGACCGCCGCAGCCCTCAAGCGTGAAGGTGCCGAGGTCGTGCTCCTCGATCTCAATGAAGAGCAAGTCAAGGCGACGGCGAAATCGCTGGGCGCGCTGGGACTAGCCTGCGACGTCACCGATCGAGCTTCGGTCGATGCAGCCTTCAAGGCTGTCGCCACGACGTTCGGCGGCGTCGACATTCTCGTCGCCAATGCCGGCGCGGCGTGGCAAGGCCGCATTGGCGAGGTCGATGACGCTGTCCTGCGCAAGAGTTTCGAACTCAACTTTTTCGGCGCGCAGAATGTGGCGCAGGCCGCCGTGAAGCTCATGCTGACGCAGGCGACCGGCGGCACGCTGCTGTTCAACGTGTCGAAGCAGGCGGTCAATCCGGGCCCGAATTTTGGCCCCTACGGCTTGCCCAAGGCAGCGGCCATGGCGCTGATGCGGCAATATGCTATCGACTACGGCGCCGACGGCATCACGGCCAATGCCGTGAACGCCGACCGCATTCGCTCGGGACTGCTGACGGACGACATGGTCAAGGCGCGCTCCACCGCGCGCGGCGTCTCGGAGCGCGATTACATGAGCGGCAATCTTCTTGGCCGCGAAGTGCGCGCCGAGGATGTCGCCGAGGCTTTCGTGTCGTTGGCGCTGGCGCGCAAGACCACCGGCGCGGTGCTGACGGTCGATGGCGGCAATGTTGCCGCGGCGTTGCGCTAA
- a CDS encoding D-sedoheptulose 7-phosphate isomerase, protein MSFDVTAFYKAEFAEQRAVAQATEAALQKPFAGLLTACVTSVRNGGKIMLFGNGGSAADAQHLATELTVRYKKDRPAIAAIALTTDSSALTAGGNDLGFDHIFARQIEALGRPGDIALGISTSGKSPNVVLALKQAKKMGLITAAFSGKGGGDLPGLAEHLLVVPSDTTARIQEMHITLGQMLCGAIEIELGYVK, encoded by the coding sequence ATGTCCTTCGATGTTACCGCCTTCTACAAGGCCGAGTTCGCCGAGCAGCGCGCCGTCGCGCAGGCGACTGAAGCGGCATTGCAAAAGCCCTTCGCCGGCCTGCTCACAGCCTGCGTCACGTCGGTCCGGAACGGCGGCAAGATCATGCTGTTCGGCAATGGCGGCAGCGCCGCCGATGCCCAGCATCTCGCGACCGAACTCACCGTCCGCTACAAGAAGGACCGCCCTGCCATTGCGGCGATCGCCCTGACCACGGACTCCTCAGCGCTGACCGCGGGCGGCAACGATCTCGGCTTCGACCACATCTTCGCCCGCCAGATCGAGGCGCTCGGCCGGCCCGGCGACATCGCGCTCGGCATTTCAACCTCGGGCAAGAGCCCGAATGTCGTGCTCGCCCTGAAGCAGGCAAAGAAAATGGGCCTCATCACAGCGGCCTTCAGCGGCAAAGGCGGCGGCGACCTGCCCGGCCTTGCCGAGCATCTTCTCGTGGTGCCGTCCGACACCACGGCGCGTATTCAGGAGATGCACATCACGCTGGGCCAGATGCTGTGCGGCGCGATCGAGATCGAGCTGGGATACGTCAAATAG
- the asnB gene encoding asparagine synthase (glutamine-hydrolyzing), with protein MCGIAGLLNASARGANSLERLAKAMGDAVAHRGPDDYGVWSDPDTGVAMTQRRLSIVDLSPAGHQPMISANGRYVIVYNGEIYNFLELRAELEARGVAFRGHSDTEVMLEAFAAYGIEATVKRLIGMFAIAVWDKGERTLTLVRDRLGIKPLYWAKFGGLFIYGSELKALRVCPGWEPRVDRRAVASYLRHDYVPAPHTIYEGVQQLEPGTILTLPWGGEPKIARFWNAREIARNGISNTLAGSDAELTDRLEALLTDAVQRRMIADVPLGAFLSGGVDSSTVVALMQKVNASPVKTFSIGFDIPDYNEAQYAASVARHLKTDHTELTVTSQQARDVIPKLADMYDEPFADSSQIPTYLVSALTRQHVTVALSGDGGDELFAGYTRYQLAERMWRGLSLMPLPARRGLAASIRTLSPDRWTRLLAGLPARLRQVAIGDRLHKFAEVLDQPDSQAVYRRLVTHWEPGSVMPNADEYNTVLADPAVTAEFPDLLNRMQFLDLVTYLPNDILTKVDRASMAVALEARVPLIDHRVVEFAWQLPRHAKIRNGTSKWLLREVLYRHVPKELIERPKMGFGIPLGDWLRGPLRDWAENLLDERRLTDTGLLDARRVREVWQEHLSGKRNWQYLIWNVLMLEAWRDRWMTGNAAPVEQ; from the coding sequence ATGTGCGGCATTGCAGGGCTGCTGAACGCTTCGGCACGGGGCGCCAATTCGCTGGAGCGGCTGGCGAAGGCGATGGGCGATGCCGTGGCGCATCGCGGACCCGACGATTACGGCGTCTGGAGCGATCCGGATACCGGTGTCGCCATGACGCAGCGGCGGCTCTCGATTGTCGATCTCTCGCCCGCCGGGCACCAGCCGATGATTTCGGCCAACGGCCGTTACGTCATCGTCTACAATGGCGAGATCTATAATTTTCTTGAGCTGCGCGCCGAGCTCGAGGCGCGCGGCGTTGCCTTCCGCGGCCATTCCGATACCGAAGTCATGCTGGAGGCCTTTGCGGCCTACGGCATCGAGGCCACCGTGAAGCGGCTGATCGGCATGTTCGCCATCGCCGTGTGGGACAAGGGCGAGCGCACGCTGACTTTGGTGCGTGACCGGCTCGGCATCAAGCCGCTCTATTGGGCGAAGTTCGGCGGCCTCTTCATTTACGGCTCGGAGTTGAAAGCGCTGCGCGTCTGTCCCGGCTGGGAGCCGCGCGTCGACCGCCGCGCCGTCGCCTCCTATTTGCGACACGATTACGTGCCGGCACCACACACCATCTATGAAGGCGTGCAGCAGCTTGAGCCCGGCACGATCCTGACTTTGCCGTGGGGCGGAGAACCGAAGATCGCGCGCTTCTGGAATGCGCGGGAGATCGCGCGCAACGGCATTAGTAATACCCTCGCCGGCAGCGACGCGGAACTGACCGACCGCCTCGAAGCGCTGCTCACCGACGCGGTGCAGCGCCGCATGATCGCCGATGTGCCCCTCGGCGCCTTTCTCTCGGGCGGCGTCGACTCGTCAACCGTCGTTGCCTTGATGCAGAAGGTCAATGCGAGCCCGGTGAAGACCTTTTCGATCGGCTTCGACATTCCCGATTACAACGAGGCGCAATACGCGGCCTCGGTGGCGCGTCACCTCAAGACCGATCACACCGAGCTGACCGTTACATCGCAGCAGGCGCGCGATGTGATTCCAAAGCTCGCCGACATGTATGACGAGCCTTTCGCCGACTCGTCGCAAATCCCGACTTATCTGGTCTCCGCGCTGACGCGGCAGCATGTCACCGTGGCGCTGTCAGGCGATGGCGGCGACGAATTGTTCGCCGGCTATACCCGCTATCAGCTTGCCGAACGCATGTGGCGTGGCCTGTCGCTGATGCCACTGCCGGCGCGCCGCGGCCTAGCCGCGTCGATCCGCACACTATCGCCCGATCGCTGGACGCGGCTGCTGGCAGGCTTGCCGGCGCGCCTGCGCCAGGTCGCCATTGGCGACAGGCTGCACAAGTTTGCCGAGGTTCTCGACCAGCCGGACAGCCAGGCGGTTTACCGGCGTCTTGTCACCCATTGGGAGCCCGGCTCCGTGATGCCGAACGCCGACGAGTACAACACCGTCCTGGCGGACCCGGCAGTGACGGCCGAGTTTCCGGACCTGCTCAACCGGATGCAGTTTCTCGATCTGGTGACTTACCTGCCGAATGACATTCTCACCAAGGTCGATCGCGCCAGCATGGCGGTGGCGCTGGAAGCGCGCGTGCCGCTGATCGATCATCGCGTGGTGGAGTTCGCGTGGCAGTTGCCGCGCCATGCCAAGATCCGCAACGGCACCAGCAAATGGCTGCTGCGCGAGGTGCTCTACCGTCATGTGCCGAAAGAGCTGATCGAACGCCCGAAGATGGGCTTCGGCATTCCGCTCGGCGACTGGCTGCGCGGGCCGCTGCGCGACTGGGCGGAAAACCTTCTCGACGAGCGCCGCCTCACCGATACGGGGCTACTCGATGCCCGCCGTGTTCGTGAGGTGTGGCAGGAGCACCTCAGCGGCAAGCGCAACTGGCAGTATCTGATCTGGAACGTGCTGATGCTGGAAGCGTGGCGTGACCGGTGGATGACCGGCAACGCGGCGCCGGTGGAGCAATAG